A region of Prochlorococcus marinus subsp. pastoris str. CCMP1986 DNA encodes the following proteins:
- the nadB gene encoding L-aspartate oxidase, with amino-acid sequence MLRPPFSQESISIDKWDVIVIGAGAAGLMTCLELPENLNVLLLNRNTSKRSSSRWAQGGIASVVRPEDSFALHVEDTLKAGDDLCDLSAVEMLVKDAPGCVDRLQNLGMIFDQSSDQLSTTLEAAHSCRRVLHVKDRTGRALVEVLEDHIENKENILHCRGVRVTELLIEKEVCKGVQVLDGSNLYWITSKAVVLATGGGGHLFTNTTNPAQSAGEGIALSWKAGVAIEDLEFIQFHPTALKFYGSPCFLISEALRGEGAVLVDKNGESPVKHLENGDLATRDQVSRAIMNNMQENDVDHVGLDLRFIDPEKIVERFPMIISRCQDYGVNPLNEVIPVAPAAHYWMGGVHTDLNASSTMKGLYAVGEVASTGVHGANRLASNSLMECLVFARKMSCIELNAPYNLRRLDRYTTEIFMDNPKEDFILGVSDKIDSLRKLCWSNLGVSRNKKNMNKLLKTLQDEIDQLQKNPLLECLNKIEIDQKLKLSEPNRRGLNLLLDLHNRQITTLLLLKACLFREESRGGHYRDDFPIKETTWKCHTRQQLNQEIIKRFIKN; translated from the coding sequence ATGCTAAGACCGCCATTTTCGCAAGAATCAATATCTATTGATAAATGGGATGTGATTGTCATTGGTGCAGGAGCAGCTGGTTTAATGACTTGTTTGGAATTGCCAGAAAATTTAAATGTCCTTCTTTTAAATAGGAATACAAGTAAAAGATCATCTAGTAGATGGGCCCAAGGAGGGATTGCATCAGTAGTTAGACCTGAAGATTCTTTTGCTCTTCATGTTGAAGACACCTTAAAAGCTGGAGATGATTTGTGTGACTTATCTGCTGTTGAAATGCTTGTGAAAGATGCTCCTGGTTGCGTTGATAGGTTACAAAATTTAGGTATGATTTTTGATCAGAGCTCAGATCAACTATCAACAACTTTAGAAGCGGCCCATTCTTGTAGAAGAGTTTTGCATGTTAAAGATAGAACAGGTAGAGCACTTGTAGAAGTCTTAGAGGATCATATCGAAAACAAGGAGAATATTTTGCATTGTCGAGGTGTAAGAGTAACAGAATTGCTTATTGAAAAGGAAGTATGTAAAGGAGTTCAGGTATTAGATGGATCTAATTTATATTGGATTACTTCTAAAGCTGTTGTTTTAGCCACAGGAGGAGGGGGACACTTATTTACTAATACTACAAATCCTGCCCAATCTGCTGGGGAAGGAATAGCTCTTTCATGGAAAGCTGGAGTTGCAATAGAGGATTTAGAATTTATTCAATTTCATCCTACGGCATTAAAGTTTTATGGTTCTCCCTGCTTTCTAATCTCTGAAGCCCTTAGAGGTGAGGGAGCAGTTCTCGTTGATAAGAATGGTGAGAGCCCAGTAAAGCATTTGGAAAATGGTGATCTAGCTACAAGAGATCAAGTTAGTAGAGCAATTATGAATAATATGCAAGAAAACGATGTTGATCATGTTGGTTTGGATTTAAGATTTATTGATCCAGAAAAAATTGTAGAAAGATTTCCTATGATTATAAGTAGATGTCAAGATTATGGAGTTAATCCTTTAAATGAGGTGATTCCTGTTGCGCCAGCAGCTCACTATTGGATGGGAGGTGTTCATACCGATTTAAATGCATCTTCTACAATGAAAGGATTATATGCCGTGGGAGAAGTAGCTTCTACAGGAGTGCATGGTGCAAATAGACTAGCTAGTAATTCGCTTATGGAATGTCTAGTATTTGCAAGAAAAATGTCTTGTATCGAGTTGAATGCTCCTTATAACCTAAGAAGGTTAGATAGATATACTACGGAAATTTTTATGGATAATCCAAAGGAAGATTTTATCTTAGGTGTTTCAGATAAGATTGATAGTTTGAGAAAATTATGCTGGTCTAATTTAGGTGTCTCTCGTAATAAAAAAAATATGAATAAACTTTTAAAAACTCTTCAAGATGAGATAGATCAACTACAAAAAAATCCTTTACTTGAATGTCTTAATAAAATAGAAATTGATCAAAAATTGAAACTAAGTGAGCCAAATAGGAGAGGACTTAATTTATTGCTTGATTTGCATAATAGACAAATTACAACATTGCTATTGTTAAAAGCTTGTCTTTTTCGAGAGGAAAGTAGAGGAGGCCATTATAGGGATGATTTTCCAATTAAAGAAACAACTTGGAAATGCCATACTAGGCAGCAACTAAATCAAGAAATAATTAAAAGGTTTATTAAAAATTAG
- a CDS encoding vitamin K epoxide reductase family protein, which yields MALKTLKSKNKKDLKWPKIIIAILSTIGLVDTGSITLKNWGLFNSLSCPGIKNGCETVLNSPWGTLFDNSQFNIPLSLAGVITYGSILGFSIFLSLNLVSPKEKLNKIIWWAIFLISCASSVFSILLLNIMFFKIKAYCFFCILSAILSISIFIISMIGAKFESREPMFYRGFIVFLTVLIGGLIWSNSVDPSNAIDISKSTEKVSPAITTTSSPQKIKFAKFLSDNNIKMFSAYWCPHCHDQKQIFGKKAVKELSIIECAQDGKDNQYKLCREKQIEGFPSWEINGEIYSGVKDLNDLAIMTEYDGDSNF from the coding sequence ATGGCTCTTAAGACTTTGAAAAGTAAAAATAAAAAAGATCTAAAATGGCCAAAAATTATAATTGCTATTCTGAGCACCATTGGATTAGTTGATACGGGCTCTATTACCTTAAAAAATTGGGGATTATTTAACTCTCTTTCATGTCCTGGAATCAAAAATGGTTGCGAAACAGTTTTAAATAGCCCTTGGGGTACATTATTCGATAATAGTCAATTCAATATTCCTCTCTCATTAGCAGGAGTAATTACTTATGGTTCAATACTGGGATTTTCAATATTTTTATCATTGAATTTAGTTTCTCCTAAAGAAAAATTAAATAAGATTATATGGTGGGCAATATTTTTAATCTCTTGTGCTTCTTCTGTGTTTAGCATCCTTTTGCTAAATATTATGTTCTTTAAAATCAAGGCTTATTGTTTTTTTTGTATTCTTTCGGCAATTTTATCTATTTCTATCTTTATTATTTCTATGATTGGTGCAAAGTTTGAAAGTAGAGAGCCTATGTTTTATAGAGGATTTATTGTTTTTTTAACAGTTCTTATTGGGGGATTGATATGGTCAAATAGTGTTGACCCTTCTAATGCAATTGATATTTCTAAAAGTACAGAAAAAGTATCTCCTGCAATCACTACAACTAGCTCACCCCAGAAAATTAAGTTTGCTAAATTTTTAAGTGATAATAATATTAAAATGTTCAGTGCATACTGGTGCCCACATTGCCATGATCAAAAACAAATATTTGGCAAAAAAGCCGTTAAAGAGTTATCGATTATAGAATGCGCACAAGACGGTAAAGATAATCAATATAAACTTTGCAGAGAAAAACAGATTGAAGGGTTTCCATCATGGGAAATTAATGGTGAAATATATAGTGGAGTCAAAGATTTAAATGATTTAGCAATAATGACTGAATATGATGGCGATTCTAATTTTTAA
- the rimO gene encoding 30S ribosomal protein S12 methylthiotransferase RimO, producing MKQNNQNVKDKKISKVAFSHVGCEKNLVDTEHMQGLLDKEGYEVGNDIEDANVVVVNTCSFIETAREESIRKIIEFTDQGKEVIVAGCMAQHFKEELLKEMPEIKGLVGTGDYQKIAKVIKRVEKGEIVNEVSKIPEFIADEKIPRFVDKNKFVAYLRIAEGCDYKCAFCIIPKLRGPQRSRDIESIVSEAKNLAAQGIQEIILISQITTNYGQDIYGKPSLARLLKELSKVSVPWIRIHYAYPTGLTDEVIKSFKDSNNIVPYFDLPLQHSHPDVLKSMNRPWQASLNESILSQIREQIPSAVLRTSLIVGFPGENQKHFQHLLDFLHRHEFDHVGVFIFSPEEGTSAFDLPNRVPSEVADARKDNIISIQQNISKKKNQLYVGTTIKVLVEKISENKELIGRSYNFAPEIDGNVILSIKNYEDEKNYIGKFVEANICFADEYDLYGEVIKTL from the coding sequence GTGAAGCAAAATAATCAAAATGTAAAGGATAAAAAAATTTCAAAGGTTGCTTTTAGTCATGTTGGTTGTGAGAAAAATCTTGTTGATACTGAACATATGCAAGGGTTATTAGATAAGGAGGGATATGAAGTAGGAAATGATATAGAAGATGCGAATGTGGTTGTAGTCAATACTTGTAGTTTTATAGAAACAGCTAGAGAAGAATCTATAAGGAAGATAATTGAATTTACTGATCAAGGTAAAGAGGTAATAGTTGCTGGTTGTATGGCTCAGCATTTTAAAGAAGAACTTTTAAAAGAAATGCCTGAAATAAAAGGTTTAGTAGGAACGGGTGATTATCAAAAAATAGCTAAGGTTATTAAAAGAGTAGAGAAAGGGGAAATTGTTAATGAAGTTTCAAAAATACCTGAATTTATTGCAGATGAAAAAATTCCACGCTTTGTAGATAAAAATAAATTTGTTGCTTATCTTCGTATCGCTGAAGGGTGTGATTATAAGTGTGCATTTTGTATTATTCCTAAGTTAAGAGGTCCTCAACGCAGTAGGGACATAGAATCTATAGTTTCAGAAGCAAAAAATCTTGCAGCTCAAGGGATTCAAGAAATAATACTAATTAGTCAAATTACAACAAATTATGGTCAAGATATTTATGGTAAACCTTCTTTAGCAAGACTCTTGAAAGAACTGTCTAAAGTTTCAGTTCCTTGGATACGAATTCATTATGCATATCCAACTGGTTTAACTGATGAAGTTATTAAATCTTTTAAAGATTCAAATAATATAGTTCCCTATTTTGATCTACCTTTGCAACACAGTCATCCAGATGTTCTAAAAAGTATGAATAGACCTTGGCAAGCTTCTTTAAATGAATCAATTTTGAGTCAAATAAGGGAGCAAATACCATCTGCTGTATTAAGAACAAGCTTAATTGTTGGTTTCCCTGGAGAAAATCAAAAACATTTTCAACATCTTTTAGATTTTTTGCATAGGCATGAGTTTGATCATGTTGGCGTTTTTATCTTTTCTCCGGAGGAAGGAACAAGTGCTTTCGATTTGCCAAATAGGGTACCCTCAGAAGTAGCTGATGCGAGAAAAGATAATATAATATCTATTCAACAAAATATTTCTAAGAAAAAAAATCAGTTATATGTAGGTACTACGATTAAAGTATTAGTAGAAAAAATATCAGAAAATAAAGAACTGATAGGACGTTCTTATAACTTTGCTCCAGAAATAGACGGTAATGTCATATTATCCATTAAAAATTATGAAGATGAAAAAAATTATATCGGTAAATTTGTTGAAGCAAATATTTGTTTTGCGGATGAATATGATTTATATGGAGAGGTTATAAAAACCTTATGA
- a CDS encoding DUF4346 domain-containing protein, with protein sequence MDFIKIFEKKIDIDNDLSNRYIKLDPNGYFIIKIDLETKKIILEHYLNTINKEGYAIDPKTNEPIKCDSKEIKTCNETFTGISAKEIGIAITEKRNDLISRFDHALYLGRELQKAEECLYKKLPYIQD encoded by the coding sequence ATGGATTTTATTAAAATATTTGAAAAAAAAATAGATATAGATAATGATTTATCTAATAGATATATTAAGCTAGACCCTAATGGATATTTTATTATAAAGATAGATTTGGAGACAAAAAAAATCATCTTAGAACATTATTTAAATACTATTAATAAAGAAGGATATGCAATAGATCCAAAAACTAATGAGCCTATTAAATGTGACTCAAAAGAAATCAAAACTTGTAATGAGACCTTCACAGGAATTAGCGCTAAAGAGATTGGAATAGCAATAACAGAAAAGCGTAATGATCTAATATCTAGATTTGATCATGCCTTATATTTAGGACGAGAGTTACAAAAAGCAGAAGAATGCTTATACAAAAAATTACCTTATATTCAAGATTAA
- a CDS encoding GNAT family N-acetyltransferase, with product MNHIEHKIEIKLSIQEINKETWNELRKEINNPFYEWEWLYNLELSKSVSRQTGWQPLYFIAYENEEICGIAPLFLKNHSYGEFIFDQSFAKLAQDLNLNYYPKLIGMSPYSPISGYEFLYKENKNKIEITNSLIKHIDDFALQNNILSCNFLYVNEDWGKHLKSLGYQEWINTSSEWKNNGEKTFDDFLSRFNSNQRKNIKKERKSISKQNLEIKIHTEENINLEMVQKMHNFYEQHCLRWGVWGSKYLTSEFFENILENKRNLLFFSASRNDSESTIAMSMCIKNEKYIWGRYWGSQEEVLNLHFELCYYQPIEWAIKNNIESFDPGAGGKHKRRRGFYAKGAKSFHKWFNKNMKNIITPWLNEVNFQTLKEIELENNSIPFK from the coding sequence ATGAATCATATTGAGCACAAAATTGAAATTAAACTATCAATTCAAGAAATAAATAAAGAAACATGGAATGAATTAAGAAAAGAAATCAACAATCCATTTTACGAATGGGAATGGCTCTATAACCTTGAATTATCGAAAAGTGTCTCAAGACAAACTGGATGGCAACCTTTATATTTTATTGCTTATGAAAATGAAGAAATATGCGGAATAGCTCCACTTTTTCTTAAAAATCATAGTTATGGAGAATTTATTTTTGATCAATCCTTTGCAAAATTAGCTCAAGATTTAAATTTAAATTATTATCCTAAGCTCATTGGGATGAGCCCTTACAGCCCTATTAGTGGATACGAATTTTTATATAAAGAAAATAAAAATAAAATTGAGATTACAAATTCATTAATAAAACATATTGATGACTTTGCTTTGCAAAATAATATCTTGAGTTGCAATTTCTTATATGTAAACGAAGATTGGGGAAAACATCTAAAATCCCTAGGATATCAGGAATGGATAAATACAAGTAGTGAATGGAAGAATAATGGGGAAAAGACATTTGATGATTTTTTATCCAGATTCAACTCTAATCAAAGAAAAAACATTAAAAAAGAAAGAAAATCAATTTCAAAACAAAACCTCGAGATCAAAATTCATACAGAGGAGAATATAAATCTAGAAATGGTCCAAAAAATGCATAATTTCTACGAGCAACATTGTTTGAGATGGGGAGTCTGGGGTAGCAAATATCTTACCTCTGAATTTTTTGAAAACATTCTTGAAAATAAAAGAAATCTATTGTTTTTTAGTGCATCAAGAAATGATTCTGAAAGTACGATTGCAATGTCAATGTGTATAAAAAATGAAAAATATATATGGGGTAGATATTGGGGTAGTCAAGAAGAAGTACTTAACTTACATTTTGAATTATGCTATTACCAGCCTATTGAGTGGGCAATAAAAAATAACATTGAAAGTTTTGATCCTGGAGCAGGAGGTAAACATAAAAGAAGAAGAGGATTTTATGCAAAAGGTGCTAAAAGTTTTCACAAATGGTTTAACAAAAACATGAAAAATATAATTACCCCTTGGTTAAATGAAGTTAATTTTCAAACTTTGAAAGAAATTGAGTTAGAAAATAATTCTATTCCTTTTAAATAA
- a CDS encoding RibD family protein, whose product MNTPSIAIIIASSLDGRIAFPSGGESHLGSKEDRRMLDENLSIVDATIFGLGTLKAHQSTYLVKNHCKNGEIKISKNQPISIVASNSKKFKKDWNYFNQPIKRWLISSNKKDAIETKDFDKEIFYKNSWSKTLLSIKKAGINRLALLGGANLINSFIKEDLIDEIKITIAPRIIGGKFTWIPTEQTNKIFNLKQFWNIKSIQELDRNEIYIHYTRKTKDD is encoded by the coding sequence TTGAATACTCCAAGCATAGCGATCATTATCGCTTCTAGTTTAGATGGAAGGATTGCCTTCCCAAGTGGAGGTGAATCTCATCTTGGAAGTAAGGAAGATAGGAGAATGTTAGATGAAAACTTATCAATAGTTGACGCTACCATTTTTGGATTGGGAACTCTAAAAGCTCATCAAAGTACATATTTAGTAAAAAATCATTGTAAAAATGGCGAAATAAAAATTTCAAAAAATCAGCCTATTTCTATAGTGGCCTCCAATAGCAAAAAATTTAAAAAAGATTGGAATTATTTCAATCAACCAATTAAAAGATGGTTAATCAGCTCTAATAAAAAAGATGCAATAGAGACTAAAGATTTTGATAAAGAAATTTTCTACAAAAATTCCTGGAGTAAAACCTTGTTAAGTATTAAAAAAGCTGGAATCAATCGTCTAGCACTTCTTGGTGGGGCAAATCTTATAAATTCTTTTATAAAAGAAGATTTGATTGATGAAATCAAAATTACAATAGCCCCAAGAATCATTGGAGGGAAATTTACATGGATACCTACTGAACAAACAAATAAAATTTTTAATTTAAAGCAATTTTGGAATATAAAATCGATTCAAGAATTAGATAGAAATGAAATATATATTCATTACACAAGAAAAACTAAAGATGATTAA
- a CDS encoding 6-pyruvoyl trahydropterin synthase family protein, which translates to MTFTHTNPLHGQGRECVITRRACFSSSHRYWLPEKSSEDNFSLFGKCSIAPGHGHNYELIVSMGGKLDSDGMVLNLSDVKHSIKSKVTGQLDFRFLNDVWPEFNIHSQEGILPTTEALVKVIWNRLKDELPLTSLRIYESPTLWADYYGKNMEALLTIQSHFNAAHRLAKDEISLDENKKIYGKCARVNGHGHNYFLDVTVRGKIDPRTGMICDLPSLQAIIDDLIVEPFDHTFLNKDIEYFKTCVPTCENIALHIADILSSPIKKIGANLHKVKLQESPNNAAEIYVEQSLPNSLQKNLTNSLVAQA; encoded by the coding sequence ATGACTTTTACACATACCAATCCATTACATGGGCAGGGACGTGAATGCGTCATAACTCGACGTGCCTGTTTTAGTTCGAGTCATCGTTATTGGCTTCCTGAAAAAAGCTCAGAAGATAATTTCTCTCTTTTTGGGAAATGTAGTATAGCTCCAGGACATGGCCATAATTACGAACTTATCGTATCAATGGGGGGCAAACTTGACTCGGATGGAATGGTCCTTAATCTTTCTGATGTAAAACATTCTATTAAGAGTAAGGTCACTGGACAATTAGATTTTCGTTTTTTAAATGACGTATGGCCTGAATTTAATATTCATAGTCAAGAAGGCATTCTTCCAACGACTGAGGCTCTAGTTAAAGTTATCTGGAATCGTTTAAAAGATGAACTACCTCTTACAAGTTTAAGAATTTATGAAAGCCCAACTTTATGGGCAGATTACTATGGAAAAAACATGGAAGCTTTATTAACAATTCAAAGTCATTTTAATGCTGCTCACCGATTAGCAAAAGATGAGATTTCTCTTGATGAAAACAAGAAGATTTATGGGAAATGTGCCAGAGTAAATGGACATGGACATAATTATTTTCTCGATGTAACAGTCCGAGGAAAAATTGATCCAAGAACTGGGATGATATGTGATTTACCTTCATTACAAGCAATTATTGATGATCTTATAGTTGAACCATTTGATCATACTTTCTTAAACAAAGATATCGAATATTTTAAAACTTGCGTCCCAACATGTGAAAATATTGCACTACACATTGCCGATATTCTCTCATCTCCGATTAAAAAAATTGGAGCAAATCTGCACAAGGTAAAACTTCAAGAGAGCCCAAATAATGCTGCGGAAATTTATGTTGAACAAAGCTTACCAAATTCTTTGCAAAAAAATCTTACTAACTCTTTAGTTGCTCAAGCTTGA
- a CDS encoding shikimate kinase, with the protein MEKSIIEKTNKIIQGRSIYLIGMMASGKSKTGPVLAELLRYKYIDLDKLIENIAKKTINEMFQEDGEKAFRELETNCLKETIKIPSLIVSTGGGIISKPENWGVLRQGIIIWIDTKQEIALERLKKDIENRPLLQGEDLSDLYNQIFQSRKNLYSQADLRVEVNNEDVEEVAKQIVYGIYKKIIN; encoded by the coding sequence ATGGAAAAATCTATTATTGAGAAAACAAACAAAATAATTCAAGGAAGAAGTATATATTTGATAGGTATGATGGCTAGTGGTAAATCTAAAACTGGTCCAGTATTAGCCGAGTTATTGAGGTATAAGTATATTGATCTGGATAAATTAATAGAGAATATAGCAAAAAAAACAATTAATGAGATGTTCCAGGAAGATGGAGAAAAAGCATTCCGAGAACTAGAAACAAATTGCTTAAAAGAAACAATTAAAATCCCTTCTTTAATCGTTTCTACTGGTGGAGGAATTATTTCTAAACCAGAAAACTGGGGTGTTTTAAGGCAAGGAATTATTATTTGGATTGACACAAAGCAAGAGATTGCTCTTGAGAGGTTGAAAAAAGATATTGAAAATAGACCTCTATTACAGGGAGAAGATTTAAGTGATTTATATAACCAAATTTTTCAATCTAGAAAAAATTTATATTCTCAGGCTGACTTAAGAGTTGAGGTTAATAACGAAGATGTTGAAGAAGTTGCAAAACAAATAGTTTATGGAATTTACAAAAAAATTATAAATTAA
- a CDS encoding chlororespiratory reduction protein 7 produces the protein MSNPLIRSEDHFVLLEPDSKEKIVTKKEAILWLRNWLHKVDSSTIYQKKDYSNEEFLEELLESTYELEIKFGFVIKWFAVRVEPD, from the coding sequence ATGTCTAATCCATTAATAAGATCTGAAGACCATTTTGTATTATTAGAGCCAGATTCAAAAGAAAAAATAGTAACTAAAAAAGAAGCAATATTATGGTTAAGAAATTGGCTTCATAAGGTTGATTCATCAACTATATATCAAAAAAAAGATTATTCCAATGAGGAATTTCTCGAAGAATTATTAGAAAGTACTTATGAATTAGAAATAAAATTTGGATTCGTTATTAAATGGTTTGCTGTAAGAGTGGAACCTGATTAA
- a CDS encoding DUF6816 family protein produces MIKNFLGLIIFLIIQVISLDNAFAFNDHNVREFLDERENLWPELYLPNFKFSNTSRDLIYPNWFEGNWLVTSQDLEDESQAPVIYKVNFFKNNLNQVIGNRSKNSESIGKAIFGDTLIKVVNDPKSINKQITYLKDDLYIDSRITGRNQIKDDDMFFADELVIQTLHKPGASRVNQVETISKFQKCNRHNSNSENTLKPNICGFQYIATYGSKVGDPSVHAIKTSKFKLSFEFIES; encoded by the coding sequence ATGATTAAAAATTTTTTAGGATTAATTATTTTTCTAATTATTCAAGTAATTTCTTTAGATAATGCATTTGCTTTCAATGATCATAATGTAAGAGAATTTTTAGATGAAAGAGAAAATTTATGGCCAGAATTATACTTACCAAATTTCAAATTTTCAAATACTTCAAGAGATTTAATTTATCCTAATTGGTTTGAGGGTAATTGGCTTGTTACTTCTCAAGATTTAGAAGATGAGTCTCAAGCACCAGTGATTTACAAAGTAAATTTTTTCAAAAATAATTTAAATCAAGTTATTGGTAATCGATCGAAAAATTCTGAGTCAATTGGTAAAGCGATATTTGGTGATACTTTGATTAAAGTTGTTAATGATCCTAAATCAATTAACAAACAAATTACTTATTTAAAAGATGATCTATATATTGATTCAAGGATCACAGGAAGAAATCAAATTAAAGATGATGATATGTTTTTTGCTGACGAATTAGTTATTCAAACTCTTCATAAACCAGGAGCATCTAGGGTTAATCAGGTCGAGACAATAAGTAAATTTCAAAAATGTAATCGTCATAATTCCAATTCAGAGAATACTTTAAAACCTAATATCTGCGGTTTTCAATATATTGCTACATACGGTTCAAAAGTTGGAGATCCCTCAGTGCATGCAATTAAAACTAGTAAATTTAAATTATCGTTTGAATTTATTGAGAGTTAG
- a CDS encoding glutathione S-transferase family protein, which translates to MITLYQFRHSAFCLKTRMALHAKKLQYRVEEVTPGLGQFEIFKISGQKQVPIIVDDNDQIISDSTIICEYINKKNDNNPLFPKDPLLFAQCKLIEDWADTTMASTCRKALIKSAIENPQLRTALLPDEIPSSVKGLVDKLPFKNLSKISNVVFSTKDNLELQKILEALSKALINKKYLIGDNLSIADIAISAQLSLLKFPKSSGPILSGEGCQEYINNPYLENIFIWRNNIEEYLFSANSQ; encoded by the coding sequence ATGATTACATTATATCAATTTAGACATAGCGCTTTTTGCTTAAAGACAAGAATGGCTCTTCACGCAAAGAAATTGCAATATAGAGTTGAAGAAGTTACACCAGGCTTAGGTCAATTTGAAATCTTTAAGATATCAGGTCAAAAACAAGTCCCAATAATTGTTGATGATAATGATCAAATTATTAGTGACTCTACAATTATTTGCGAATATATAAATAAAAAAAATGATAATAATCCACTTTTTCCAAAAGATCCTTTATTGTTTGCACAATGCAAATTAATAGAAGATTGGGCTGACACTACTATGGCTTCAACTTGTAGAAAAGCTCTGATTAAATCAGCAATAGAGAATCCACAACTACGCACTGCTTTACTTCCAGACGAAATACCATCTTCAGTAAAAGGTTTAGTTGATAAATTACCTTTTAAAAATCTTAGTAAAATTTCTAATGTAGTTTTTTCTACCAAAGACAATTTAGAACTGCAAAAAATATTAGAGGCTTTATCTAAAGCCCTAATTAATAAAAAATATTTGATAGGCGATAATTTATCAATAGCTGATATTGCAATTAGTGCACAATTATCTCTTCTTAAATTTCCAAAATCATCGGGACCAATTCTTTCAGGGGAAGGTTGTCAAGAATACATAAATAATCCTTATTTAGAAAATATATTTATTTGGAGAAACAACATAGAAGAATATCTTTTTAGTGCTAACTCTCAATAA
- a CDS encoding DUF751 family protein, with the protein MGQFFSNVARYPKYLISIIAGGLVALLEPLFKNRSNPLTLVGLISSVISAFITFYFVLKAMTNPINL; encoded by the coding sequence ATGGGCCAATTTTTCTCTAATGTTGCAAGATATCCTAAGTATTTAATTTCTATTATTGCAGGAGGATTAGTTGCATTACTAGAACCTTTATTTAAAAATAGATCAAATCCATTAACATTAGTAGGTTTAATTTCTTCAGTAATAAGTGCCTTCATAACATTTTATTTCGTACTAAAAGCAATGACTAATCCAATCAACTTATAA
- the rbfA gene encoding 30S ribosome-binding factor RbfA — translation MPNNYRIAKISSLLKKEITLILQNDLENDLLRSNFINISKIELSGDLQFCKIYITSTAEEAIRKEIVEELNLAKTYIRHTLGQRIEMRRVPEMTFKDDTVLEKGLSVLKLLAELKNKKHNQDSKVEGNNKNV, via the coding sequence ATGCCTAATAATTATCGGATTGCAAAAATTTCTTCTTTGTTGAAAAAAGAGATAACTCTTATTTTGCAGAATGATTTGGAAAATGATCTATTAAGGAGTAATTTTATTAATATTTCAAAAATAGAATTATCAGGAGATTTGCAATTTTGCAAGATTTATATAACTTCAACTGCTGAAGAAGCAATAAGAAAAGAAATTGTTGAAGAATTAAATCTTGCTAAGACCTATATCAGGCATACTTTAGGTCAAAGAATAGAGATGAGACGAGTACCAGAAATGACTTTTAAAGACGATACAGTATTAGAAAAAGGATTGTCGGTACTCAAGCTCCTTGCGGAATTAAAAAATAAAAAACATAATCAAGATTCAAAAGTTGAGGGAAATAATAAAAATGTCTGA